In the Candidatus Hydrogenedentota bacterium genome, AAGAAGTAGTCGAAACTCACCCGCTGGCCCGTGCGCCCCTCGCGCCACTGGCCGGCCATCATGGTCAGCTGGTAGAAATCCGTGAGGAGGGCCGTGCCCTCGCGCCGGAACCATCCCGCGGAGGGGTCGTTCATAGCAGGTCTTCCGTCACCGGCAGGTCCACGCCCGCCGCCGTGAGTTCCGCAAACACCGCGTCGGACTGGTCCGGGTTCACCGCCTGCACCGCGTCCCGCACCACCGCCGCGGAGAATCCGAGGCGCACCGCGTCGAGGGCCGTGGACCGCACGCAGTAGTCCAGTGTCAGACCCGCCACGTACACCCGGGTCACGCCGCGCCTGCGCAGCTCGTCGGCCAGGCGGGTTCCCTCGAAGGCGCTGTACGCCTCGCTGCCGGGATCGTCGCCCTTGTTGATGAAGATGGCGTCCAGCGGCACGCGCAGGTCGCCGCGGAACTCCGCGCCGGGCGTGTCCTGCACGCAGTGGACGGGCCAGCTCCCATCGCGGAACTCCGGCGGGAACCCGAAACTGCAGTGGTCGGAGGGGTGCCAGTCGCGGGTGAAGGTCACATGGCGGAACTTGTCCACCAGCCGGTTGATGGGGCCGACCACCGTTTCGCCCCGGGGCACGGCCAGCGCGCCGCCCGTGCAAAAGTCGTTCTGAACGTCCACCACCAGCAAAGCGTCTGTCTCGAGGGGTTTCAAATCTGGGGCTCCTCACTGCGGCATGCAAGGGCATACTCTACAATTTTGAGATGGTCGAACGCCAGCGGAGGGAGCGTGTCCACGGGAAACCACGCCGCCTCACGGGCGTCGTCGCCCCCGCGAACCCGGGCCTCCGGAGGGGCTTCGCCGGTGTAGACAACCGAGATGGTGTGGCCGCGCGGGTCGCGGCCCGGGTCGCCGAAGGCGTGCAGCTGGCGCAGCGCCACGCCCTCCAACCCCGTTTCTTCCGCCAGTTCCCGGGCCGCCGCCGTTTCGAGGGGCTCGTGCTCCTCCACAAACCCGCCCGGCAGGGCCCAGCGCCCGGCGAAGGGGGCCCGGTCCCGGCGGATCAGCAGAATCTCCGGGCACCCCCCCGCTCCCGGGCGGAACACCACCGCGTCCACCGTGACGTTGGGCCGGGGCCAGGAATAGGTGTGCGTTTTTCGTTTCTCCATGCGGATAGTATAGGACATTGGCGGCGCGCGGCGGCCGGCTGTCACCGGAAACCGTTCCGGTGGGTCAGAAAGGGGGGCGGGAAACGGACCGAACCCGTTGACGGAGGCTTGCATGGTCGGAGCGTTGTTGCTGTGTGTCGTTGCGCTGGGAAACGGCGCCCTGACGCCGTTGGATCCCCCGAAAGCCGGGGGCTGGACGGAATTCGAGGTTGGCGGCGTGGAGGCGGGGGAGCAGAACCCCTGCGATCCGGACCAAATTGCCGTTGACGTGGTGTTTTCCCCTGAAGGCGCGCCGACGCTGCGTGTGCCCGCGTTCTGGATGCGGATGGGCGAGAATCCCGGCAGTTGGCGGGTGCGGTGGCAGGCCGAGTCGCCGGGACGGGTGGCGTACACGGTCCACGCCGGCCTGGATGGGGCGGCCTCGGCCACTGTCGGCACCGGGGAGTTCACGGTGGCCTCCGGAGAGCGTCCGGCGATGCGGCGCGTCCGGGTGGAGCCCACGAAGAGGCGCTGGTTCCAGCGGGACGACGGCACCCCGCTGGTCCTGCTGGGGGCCAATGTGTGCTGGGGGCGGCTGGAGGACTACGAGACCTGGCTGGACGGCATGGCCGCCGCCCGCATGAACTGCACGCGCCTCTGGATGTGCCCCTTCGGCTTCGGGATTGAGGACCGGCCCGGCTCCCGGCTGAACTACGATCAGGACAGGGCGACGGCACTGGACGCGGTGCTGCGCTTGGCTGCGGCGCGGGGCATTTATGTCATGCTCTGTCTGGATTTCCACGGCATCTTCCAGGATGCCCCCGACATGTGGGGCGGCAACGACTTCTGGCCCTCGCACCCGTACAATGCCGCAAACGGGGGGCCGTGCGAAGAGCAGAACGACTTTTTCACCCACCCGGAGGCGCGGGCGCTCTACCAGAAGCGGCTCCGGTACATCGTGGCGCGGTGGGGGGCCTCTCCGGCGGTTTTCGCCTGGGAGTTCTTCAACGAGTACGACAATGTCTTCCCCAAGCTGCGGCGGCCCGACGTGATCCAGTGGCACGGGGACATGGCGGCGTTTCTCAAGAGGACAGACCCCTGGCCGCGGCCGGTGACCACCAGCCTCACCGGGTCGTTGGAGGACCAGGGCCTGTGGGCGTTGCCCGGACTGGACATTGCCCAGTACCACCTGTATCTGGGCGAAAAGAGCGCCCCCGCGGGGCTGCGAATCCGGGAGATCGTGCGGCGGTTTCATGAGCGGTACGACAAACCCATGCTTTTCGGAGAGTACGGCGTGAGCTTCCGCGGACCGGGCACGGAGGAGGATCCGCTTCTGCGTGGCGTCCGGCAGGGGGTATGGAGCGCGCTGCTTTCGGGCAGCGCGGGCACCGTGTTTCCGTGGTGGTGGAACCATCTTCACCCGCGCGGGGGATGGGGGACATGGGCGGCCCTCGCCCGTTTCCTGGAGGGGACCGGGGTGGGCGGCCCCGGCTGGGCACCGGTGGAGGGGGCCACGGCGGTCATCGTGGGGCCGGACGGAACGCCGGGGGCGCCATGTGACGTGTTCGCCCTGGCCAACGGCGCAAGCGCCTTGGCGTATGTGGTGG is a window encoding:
- a CDS encoding NUDIX hydrolase — its product is MEKRKTHTYSWPRPNVTVDAVVFRPGAGGCPEILLIRRDRAPFAGRWALPGGFVEEHEPLETAAARELAEETGLEGVALRQLHAFGDPGRDPRGHTISVVYTGEAPPEARVRGGDDAREAAWFPVDTLPPLAFDHLKIVEYALACRSEEPQI
- a CDS encoding glycoside hydrolase family 5 protein, which gives rise to MVGALLLCVVALGNGALTPLDPPKAGGWTEFEVGGVEAGEQNPCDPDQIAVDVVFSPEGAPTLRVPAFWMRMGENPGSWRVRWQAESPGRVAYTVHAGLDGAASATVGTGEFTVASGERPAMRRVRVEPTKRRWFQRDDGTPLVLLGANVCWGRLEDYETWLDGMAAARMNCTRLWMCPFGFGIEDRPGSRLNYDQDRATALDAVLRLAAARGIYVMLCLDFHGIFQDAPDMWGGNDFWPSHPYNAANGGPCEEQNDFFTHPEARALYQKRLRYIVARWGASPAVFAWEFFNEYDNVFPKLRRPDVIQWHGDMAAFLKRTDPWPRPVTTSLTGSLEDQGLWALPGLDIAQYHLYLGEKSAPAGLRIREIVRRFHERYDKPMLFGEYGVSFRGPGTEEDPLLRGVRQGVWSALLSGSAGTVFPWWWNHLHPRGGWGTWAALARFLEGTGVGGPGWAPVEGATAVIVGPDGTPGAPCDVFALANGASALAYVVDPACHYPNGATATDPAPVRARLSLPMTPAPGAVRVEVWDPVKGERVSGISLPRGPETLEVLLPFAVDCAVRALPSDE
- a CDS encoding nicotinamidase codes for the protein MKPLETDALLVVDVQNDFCTGGALAVPRGETVVGPINRLVDKFRHVTFTRDWHPSDHCSFGFPPEFRDGSWPVHCVQDTPGAEFRGDLRVPLDAIFINKGDDPGSEAYSAFEGTRLADELRRRGVTRVYVAGLTLDYCVRSTALDAVRLGFSAAVVRDAVQAVNPDQSDAVFAELTAAGVDLPVTEDLL